In Tachysurus vachellii isolate PV-2020 chromosome 7, HZAU_Pvac_v1, whole genome shotgun sequence, the DNA window GTGTCTTATTCTTGCACTTCATATCAAGATAAACTGTTTTCAATGACTCAAGGTAAATACACTGTATGCACATATAATGTAATAGTTTAAAGCAGAGTGTATGAGGTGTGTTGTGAGAGTTTACCTCTGTATTGCTCCACCGCAGTCCTCTGTTAAAGTCCTCTACAGTCAGTTTTCGTCTCTTGGCGTGTCTCATAAACTGTGAGCTGTTCTAGAGGAAGAACGTGTGAAATTTATATGCACTGCCAAAACTAGGTTTGTCCTGAGTATCATGCGAACTACGTGTGTAAGATCTGGTGTCGTTCAGGATGGAAGTTTACCTGTGCTGCCTCTCTGAGGCGATAACACACGTCTTCTGAGAGCATCGAGGCTAAATCATCCCCAATCTCAACACCAGCGCTCTCAGCCATCAGCTTGATGGAGTCACGAGATACTTCTGCGAAGCGACGCTCTTCTCTTGTCTCAGTCATCTTCGTAATAAGCGTCCAAACACAAGTTCAACTTTAATACAGCGCCTAATGTGAGGGCTCACATGGGGAGCGCAGGCGCTTTTAGCTCATTCGTGAACCTGGCTGTTTTTAACATAATAGAGCTGATTACAATAAAAGACCTAAGgggagtgttttgttttttttttaaaaggagaagGCAAAACAGCACTTCTGTACCACAAGCGAGCGAGAATATAGCTACACTGAGAAAAGCCCTGCTTTTGGCAAGCCGACTTAATCAGGCAGGTTATTCGAGCCTATCAGCAACCCGGGTTCGTGTGTTAGAAAATATTAACTTTGTGTCCATCGGTCAAATTATTCGATACATTTTATCTTCCGGTGCTCATAATGTATTCTTGCCATGCGCCATGTTCCagtattcaaaataaaagtcttaatgGGTTAAAAGCTGGCACATGCGCAGAGACCGCGCGCGTAATGAAGCGCCAGAGGGTGGTTGTGGAGTGACCCCAGTGAGCTCCATGTTCAGCACTCAGAAAACGCCTATAATTGTCCAGCCCGCATTGATGGGGTCGTTAGAGCAGGTGAAGccaatttttaaaacaaaaaaaataaataataataaaaaaagcccTAGTCAAGGACTGGAGAAAATGCAGTATAATTTTCAGAGTAGTTCTTTATACAGGACCAATAAGGAAGACACAAGTTTTGTTGAGAATCGCACTAACGATAGTCAGTGGTTTTATTAAGATCAAAGGATGCAGAAGAAGCCAATCCTGAAACAATAATTTAAGTAGcacaatttaaattaaaaatccaTAAATAACACATTCACATCATGTCCCAAAGGctccatatatactgtacatacaacagGTTAAAATACAATTTACAGCAGCCTAATGCATCAAATTAGACTCGCCACTAATAGACTTGGACCAATGGACAGACTTGAAGTAGCAGTAAAAGCCATctaaatttcacacacaaaataaatctcaaaggccattaaaaaaaaaaaaaaaatttaaaaaaaataaaggccaCCAAAAATCCATTAATTTACAAAAGGATTGACATGCGTTAACGTTATGGCAGCAGTGGTTGGTCCAGCAAACCAGCACGGAGGTTAGATGCTTGCTCCAGCTGTTGGAGTCTGAAGGCCAGCGGCAGCAGCAGGTCGTTCAGGTGCTGACTGCTAAAAGTGAAAGCATTGTTGGCCACCACTTCTGCAGACGGGGGTGTGACAGGTCCAGAGTCATCAGGGAACGCAGGTGATGCCAGCAATGACTGAGGTGATGAGGAGGCTGAGGAAGATGGAGAGGAGGACTGCATATCTGAGGCAGGTGAAAGCGCCCTACCAGGCAGTTGTGGCGACCAGGATGCCTGGCTCATGTCGAGGCCCTTTACTGTATTGGGGAGGCCGTGCTGGAATCTGCAGCGAGTGCCATACAGGCAAAAGCCAAAAGCACTGAAGGTGCGGCAGAGGGCACCACGGGGTTTCCATTCACTGGCACGGGAAGGGTGATGCCAGGTCTTCTCAGCACAATCTGACTCGGAACCACCTTCAACATGGAGGAAGTGGCAGCGTGTGCCAAAGGGGCACACACCAAAGGCGCGGTATGTGCGGCAGGGAACATTGCGACGTCTGTGCCGAACTGGTCTTTGCTCCTTTAAGCCATGCACGAAGAGACAGCGGCTTCCATACATGCAGAAACCAGCAGCGTGGAAGGAGCGGCACAGCTCCGTCTTGTACTTGGGATGGCGTGAGGGCACGTGGAGATCGTGAAGGCCGTGAGCAAACTGGCATCGCTCTGCATACTTACACGTGCCACTTTCCGCATAACGGCTGCACAGCTCCGTCTTGTAGCGGGTGGAGCAGAGCCACGGGTTCAGAGGAGGAGACGGAGACGCAACCAAAGGCAGCAAAGCGTCAGCCAAGGACTGACCACCACTAGCCAAACTCTCTGCTGGGAAAAAGGCCTCATCACTGCCCTCTGACGGAAACAGCAGCAGGTCATCTTTGCTGGTCTGGGGtcaaattaaacacatttacaaaccGTTAATACAAAACCATTTAAAACTAGTTAAATATCCTGAAATACACCAATAAATACTAGTCACTCATAACATCAGGGGCGAACCAGCATCCTGGCTGGAGTCCAATACGTCACGTGTAGTACGTGTTCCTAAAATTGTCCtttttctattattaataataataataataataataataataatagtcattaAGCACAGAATTACAAAAACAAGAGTTTTA includes these proteins:
- the cth1 gene encoding cysteine three histidine 1 — translated: MMLETSKDDLLLFPSEGSDEAFFPAESLASGGQSLADALLPLVASPSPPLNPWLCSTRYKTELCSRYAESGTCKYAERCQFAHGLHDLHVPSRHPKYKTELCRSFHAAGFCMYGSRCLFVHGLKEQRPVRHRRRNVPCRTYRAFGVCPFGTRCHFLHVEGGSESDCAEKTWHHPSRASEWKPRGALCRTFSAFGFCLYGTRCRFQHGLPNTVKGLDMSQASWSPQLPGRALSPASDMQSSSPSSSASSSPQSLLASPAFPDDSGPVTPPSAEVVANNAFTFSSQHLNDLLLPLAFRLQQLEQASNLRAGLLDQPLLP